One genomic segment of Gossypium arboreum isolate Shixiya-1 chromosome 3, ASM2569848v2, whole genome shotgun sequence includes these proteins:
- the LOC108469202 gene encoding beta-arabinofuranosyltransferase RAY1: MKALLIGLWSVWVSGVLLIALSLYATQRLPLSTNPIFSHTSFSDLDTPKITIFTAPAPFTGSSGTKQSLAIRSWLALSPQISVILFSQHHSAASFAKSLGSRALVESDIDFTFLGVPFFHSMVAKSRAFKSDIYVFLDTETILLPDFVLALNYAHKLDDDWLLFASPRDVPNFPFYLDEDRKHWLKDGQRIRIQELQDTLGSSWQWSCCDSRMVIAWNNGEMPLHHGVLPPFLYGKGVYNHWLINEALSSGLRFVFDASWTISNIALGDSSYQSNCFVKSSNVSDIEKGSWEYDCNSHLAAVYGLSSLHGFNYSAVMKLVKCDGRYLLINATEDFLHTYAYKRKSLWKRHIPKCRRSKTTLACVVRTIKTQNETSGCSLKDGSVHTKTLKLSYSLESLLAITADENKTVVLTVAGYSYKDMLMSWVCRLRRLRITNFLVSSLDYETYQFSVMQGLPVFNDPSAPSNISFNDCHFGTECFQRVTKVKSRLVLKILKLGYNVLLSDVDIYWFKNPLPLLSTFGPATLAAQSDEYNQTRPINLPRRLNSGFYYAHSDAPTISAMGKVVRHAATSGLTEQPSFYDTLCGEGGSTRKGDNRCVEPGTNLTVHFLDRNLFPNGAYLGLWERKNVKSACKKQGCLVLHNNWISGRVKKLERQVISGLWDYDITTRMCLV, encoded by the exons ATGAAG GCGTTGCTAATTGGATTATGGTCAGTTTGGGTGTCTGGGGTTCTCCTTATTGCTCTATCTCTTTATGCTACGCAGAGGTTGCCACTCTCCACGAATCCTATTTTCAGCCATACAAGTTTTAGCGACCTTGACACCCCCAAAATTACTATTTTCACTGCTCCGGCGCCGTTTACAGGTTCCTCAGGGACTAAACAGAGTCTAGCTATTCGGTCATGGCTTGCTTTGTCTCCACAAATCTCAGTCATTCTCTTTAGTCAACACCATTCTGCTGCTTCTTTTGCCAAATCTTTAGGTTCCCGGGCTTTGGTTGAATCCGATATTGATTTCAC GTTTCTTGGGGTTCCTTTCTTTCATTCCATGGTGGCAAAATCACGGGCATTTAAATCTGACATATATGTTTTTTTGGATACTGAAACTATTCTCCTCCCTGACTTTGTGTTGGCATTGAATTATGCTCATAAACTTGATGATGATTGGCTCCTTTTTGCTTCTCCACGAGATGTTCCAAATTTCCCATTCTATCTGGATGAGGATAGGAAACATTGGCTAAAAGATGGCCAAAGGATAAGAATTCAGGAG TTGCAGGATACTCTTGGCTCAAGTTGGCAGTGGAGTTGTTGTGACAGTAGAATGGTCATAGCATGGAACAATGGGGAGATGCCCTTACATCATGGGGTGCTTCCTCCTTTCCTATATGGAAAGGGAGTTTACAACCATTGGCTAATCAACGAGGCTTTGTCTAGTGGATTAAGGTTCGTGTTTGATGCCAGTTGGACTATCTCAAACATTGCCCTGGGGGATTCAAGTTATCAGTCTAACTGTTTCGTTAAGAGTTCCAATGTTTCGGATATTGAAAAGGGAAGTTGGGAGTATGATTGCAATTCTCATCTTGCAGCAGTGTATGGATTATCATCTCTTCACGGATTTAATTATTCTGCTGTGATGAAACTTGTTAAATGTGATGGCCGATACCTTCTTATTAATGCCACAGAAGATTTCCTTCATACATATGCCTACAAAAGGAAGAGCTTATGGAAAAGACACATCCCAAAATGCCGGAGATCAAAGACAACTTTGGCTTGTGTTGTTAGAACTATAAAGACGCAGAACGAAACGTCAGGTTGCTCTCTGAAAGATGGATCGGTTCACACAAAAACATTAAAGCTTTCCTATTCCTTAGAGTCACTTCTTGCTATCACTGCAGACGAGAATAAGACAGTTGTGCTCACGGTTGCTGGATATAGTTATAAGGACATGCTAATGAGTTGGGTCTGCAGATTGAGGCGCCTCAGAATCACAAACTTTTTGGTTTCTTCACTTGATTATGAGACCTATCAGTTCTCCGTAATGCAG GGCCTGCCTGTTTTCAATGATCCATCAGCTCCAAGTAATATTAGCTTTAATGACTGCCACTTTGGAACGGAATGCTTTCAGCGAGTAACCAAGGTGAAATCCAGATTGGTTTTAAAGATACTGAAGCTAGGATACAATGTACTTTTGAGTGATGTGGATATATACTGGTTTAAAAATCCTTTGCCATTGCTTTCCACTTTTGGTCCTGCCACTCTTGCCGCTCAGTCTGATGAATACAACCAAACAA GACCCATAAACTTACCTAGACGCTTGAACTCTGGCTTTTACTATGCACATTCTGATGCCCCCACCATTTCTGCGATGGGAAAGGTAGTGAGGCATGCTGCAACTTCTGGCCTAACCGAGCAGCCAAGTTTCTATGACACGTTATGTGGTGAAGGGGGTTCGACTCGCAAGGGTGATAATAGATGTGTGGAACCTGGGACAAATTTAACCGTTCATTTCTTGGACAGAAACCTTTTCCCGAATGGTGCATACTTGGGGCTATGGGAGAGAAAAAATGTGAAATCAGCCTGCAAGAAGCAGGGTTGCCTTGTTCTTCATAACAATTGGATTAGTGGAAGAGTAAAGAAGCTGGAGCGTCAGGTAATATCCGGCTTATGGGACTATGATATTACTACAAGGATGTGCTTGGTGTGA
- the LOC108469212 gene encoding uncharacterized protein LOC108469212: MPKNCAAFCGLVRHGNQDSGSKKDARGSPMSVDFSQSRDISVRIVHAGGQEELYQNAVPVSHLMNKYPGMCIARPEVFTNPDESLLWPEDSLLPGQKYYIIPSSTVEKLKYRHRKKLKFKQAAEGREDMSDARITWDISGENLEESVNSAQEFYVTKPSKVPKVPKERVSKHSLRRSRRVKKPFVPPLPRTGLLRESEGLFEKHADSILFIL; the protein is encoded by the exons ATGCCGAAGAACTGTGCTGCATTCTGTGGGTTGGTTAGGCATGGCAACCAGGATTCTGGAAGCAAGAAAGATGCGCGAGGATCTCCGATGTCAGTTGACTTCTCGCAATCAAGGGATATATCTGTGAGGATAGTTCATGCAGGTGGGCAAGAGGAACTATATCAAAATGCCGTTCCTGTATCCCATCTGATGAATAAATATCCAGGGATGTGTATTGCACGTCCGGAAGTTTTTACGAATCCTGATGAGTCCCTTTTATGGCCTGAAGATAGCTTGTTGCCTGGCCAAAAGTATTACATTATCCCATCCTCTACAGTGGAAAAACTGAAATATAGACACAGGAAGAAGCTTAAATTCAAACAAGCTGCTGAAGGTAGAGAAGATATGTCAGATGCAAGGATCACTTGGGATATATCTGGAGAAAACTTGGAGGAATCTGTTAATTCTGCACAAGAATTCTATGTTACCAAGCCTTCCAAGGTACCTAAAGTTCCAAAGGAGAGGGTGTCGAAACATTCACTGCGAAGGAGTAGAAGGGTAAAGAAGCCTTTTGTACCTCCACTCCCAAGGACAGGATTGTTGCGGGAATCAG AGGGCCTTTTTGAGAAGCATGCTGATTCAATATTATTTATCCTTTGA